Proteins from a single region of Lelliottia sp. JS-SCA-14:
- a CDS encoding glycosyltransferase family 4 protein yields the protein MKLAIVRQTYNPNGGAERFVSRALNVLAQDTALNVTLIARQWEDAAGWNTLTVNPPFRNRLSRESGFAEAAAAQFAQFDIVQSHERIPGATIFRAGDGVHATWLEQYSRILSPLARWAQSLSRYHRYILQAEAQMFTHPQLRKVICNSKMVRDDIARRFALADDKLTVIYNGVDTQHFSPDVRRLSQRDAWGIPHNAPVLAYVGSGFSRKGVATALRAIVPHPDVWLVIAGRDKHARKFEKLAQTLGVASRVHFLGPVADVRQVYGTADALILPTLYDPFPNVCVEALACGLPLMTSHGCGAAEWIEEGTNGWVRDALDSNGYQQVVGEWLTGRKLGRDYSAAARATAEPYTLERMAKELQALYHDLLR from the coding sequence ATGAAGCTGGCGATCGTCCGACAAACCTATAATCCCAATGGCGGCGCGGAGCGTTTTGTCTCCCGCGCGCTGAACGTCCTGGCACAGGATACGGCGCTGAACGTGACGCTGATTGCCCGCCAGTGGGAAGACGCCGCGGGCTGGAACACGCTGACGGTGAATCCGCCGTTTCGTAATCGCCTGAGTCGCGAATCCGGCTTTGCCGAGGCCGCCGCCGCGCAGTTTGCGCAATTTGATATCGTGCAGAGCCATGAGCGAATTCCAGGCGCGACGATTTTCCGCGCAGGCGACGGCGTTCACGCCACCTGGCTTGAGCAATACAGCCGGATTTTGTCGCCGCTGGCGCGCTGGGCGCAGTCACTGAGCCGCTATCATCGCTATATTTTGCAGGCCGAAGCGCAGATGTTTACTCATCCGCAGCTGCGGAAAGTGATCTGTAATTCGAAGATGGTTCGCGACGATATCGCCCGTCGGTTTGCCCTGGCGGACGACAAATTGACGGTCATTTATAACGGCGTCGATACCCAACATTTCTCGCCTGACGTGCGCAGGTTGTCTCAGCGCGATGCGTGGGGGATTCCGCACAATGCACCCGTGCTGGCATATGTCGGTTCCGGTTTTAGCCGAAAAGGGGTAGCGACCGCGCTGCGCGCAATTGTGCCGCATCCTGACGTCTGGCTGGTGATCGCCGGGCGCGACAAGCACGCACGCAAATTCGAAAAACTGGCTCAGACACTCGGCGTGGCTTCACGCGTTCATTTTCTGGGTCCAGTCGCTGATGTGCGTCAGGTATACGGCACCGCGGATGCATTGATTCTGCCGACTCTTTACGATCCGTTCCCGAATGTCTGCGTCGAAGCGCTGGCCTGCGGCCTGCCGCTGATGACCAGCCATGGCTGCGGTGCGGCGGAATGGATCGAAGAGGGTACTAACGGTTGGGTACGCGATGCGCTGGACAGCAACGGCTATCAGCAGGTGGTCGGCGAATGGCTTACAGGCCGAAAACTGGGGCGGGACTATTCAGCAGCGGCGCGCGCCACTGCTGAGCCTTACACCCTGGAGAGAATGGCGAAAGAGCTACAGGCGCTCTATCACGATCTCTTACGCTGA
- the rfaQ gene encoding putative lipopolysaccharide heptosyltransferase III: MSDFFSAERPPKRVLIIKLRHHGDVLLTSPVFTVLKKNWPDVEVDALVYDDTQAMLTSHPHIDQVHTIGRNWRKQGWFAQLRLYRALVNTLKARHYDVLINLTEHWHGARLARRLKPRVSVGFKPDKRSGLARRRWVKSFTTLYPAIQDNSRHMVEVNLDALRRIGIHPQHEEDKHTLFVPGDAAEASIAEKLAGFGLASKSYILVHPTSRWMFKAWDIKKLAATIDNLASRGLPIILSAAPSKEETAYMDELRASLRQPVFDLSGQLNLKELGALMKHARIYFGVDSMPMHLASAVGTPTVAIFGPTGAIKWAPWGVNYRVITAGFTCQPCGKAGCGDGGVSDCITAITPQQVLSAIDTLLLEYPA; encoded by the coding sequence ATGTCTGATTTTTTCTCAGCGGAGCGACCGCCAAAACGCGTGCTGATCATCAAGCTGCGTCACCACGGTGACGTCCTGCTGACCTCACCGGTCTTTACCGTTTTGAAAAAAAACTGGCCGGATGTAGAAGTCGATGCGCTGGTGTATGACGATACCCAGGCGATGCTCACCAGCCATCCGCATATCGACCAGGTGCATACCATTGGCCGAAACTGGCGCAAGCAAGGGTGGTTTGCACAACTCCGCCTGTATCGCGCGCTGGTCAATACGCTGAAAGCGCGTCATTACGACGTGCTGATTAATTTGACCGAACACTGGCACGGCGCGCGTCTGGCTCGTCGTCTGAAACCGCGCGTCTCCGTGGGCTTTAAGCCGGATAAACGCAGCGGGCTGGCACGTCGTCGCTGGGTGAAGTCCTTTACGACTCTTTATCCGGCGATTCAGGATAACAGCCGTCACATGGTGGAAGTGAACCTCGACGCCCTGCGTCGGATCGGGATTCACCCGCAACACGAAGAAGATAAACATACGCTGTTTGTACCAGGCGATGCGGCGGAAGCCTCAATTGCCGAAAAACTGGCCGGTTTCGGGCTTGCCAGCAAATCCTACATTCTGGTGCACCCGACATCACGCTGGATGTTCAAAGCCTGGGATATCAAAAAGCTCGCGGCGACCATCGACAACCTCGCCTCGCGCGGGTTACCGATTATCCTCTCCGCCGCCCCTTCGAAAGAAGAGACGGCGTACATGGATGAACTGCGTGCATCTCTCAGACAACCCGTGTTTGATTTAAGCGGGCAGCTCAATCTGAAAGAGCTGGGTGCGCTGATGAAACACGCCAGGATCTACTTCGGCGTCGATTCCATGCCAATGCACCTCGCCAGCGCCGTCGGCACGCCAACCGTGGCCATCTTCGGCCCGACGGGTGCCATCAAATGGGCGCCGTGGGGCGTAAACTATCGTGTTATCACCGCCGGATTCACCTGCCAGCCGTGCGGCAAAGCGGGCTGTGGGGATGGCGGCGTGTCGGACTGCATCACGGCGATTACGCCTCAGCAGGTCCTGAGCGCCATTGATACGCTGCTGCTGGAATATCCGGCATGA
- the rfaC gene encoding lipopolysaccharide heptosyltransferase RfaC: protein MRVLIVKTSSMGDVLHTLPSLTDAMRAIPGIRFDWVVEEGFAQIPTWHEAVDRVIPVAIRRWRKAWFSAPIKAERKAFREAVQAQHYDAIIDAQGLVKSAALVTRLAHGVKHGMDWHSAREPLASLFYNRRHAIAKQQHAVERTRELFAKSLGYVKPDTQGDYAISQHFLTGSPHDVQPYLIFLHATTRDDKHWPESHWRELIGLLGDAGVRIKLPWGAPHEEARAKRLAEGFDYVEVLPRMKLDGVAQQLAGATAVVSVDTGLSHLTAALDRPNITLYGPTDPGLIGGYGKNQIICRPDLSSQLSDLSAAAVFAQLEPLLAAERAYV, encoded by the coding sequence ATGCGGGTCTTGATCGTAAAAACCTCTTCGATGGGCGATGTCCTGCATACGCTGCCGTCCCTGACGGATGCGATGCGCGCCATCCCCGGCATTCGTTTTGACTGGGTGGTGGAAGAGGGCTTCGCGCAAATCCCCACCTGGCATGAAGCGGTCGACCGCGTGATCCCGGTGGCGATTCGGCGCTGGCGCAAAGCCTGGTTTTCCGCGCCAATCAAAGCCGAGCGCAAAGCCTTTCGCGAGGCGGTTCAGGCTCAGCACTACGATGCGATAATCGACGCCCAGGGGCTGGTCAAAAGCGCCGCGCTGGTCACGCGCCTGGCGCACGGCGTCAAGCACGGTATGGACTGGCACAGCGCCCGCGAACCGCTGGCGAGCCTGTTCTATAACCGGCGCCATGCCATTGCTAAACAGCAGCACGCTGTAGAACGCACTCGTGAGCTGTTTGCGAAAAGTCTTGGCTATGTGAAACCTGACACTCAGGGCGATTATGCGATCTCGCAGCATTTCTTAACGGGATCGCCGCATGACGTTCAGCCCTATCTGATCTTCCTCCATGCCACGACGCGCGACGACAAGCACTGGCCAGAATCTCACTGGCGGGAGCTGATCGGCCTGCTCGGCGACGCAGGCGTGCGGATTAAACTCCCCTGGGGTGCCCCCCACGAAGAGGCGCGGGCCAAACGTCTGGCGGAAGGATTTGATTACGTCGAGGTTCTGCCGCGCATGAAACTCGATGGCGTCGCCCAACAGCTGGCGGGGGCGACCGCGGTCGTCTCCGTGGATACGGGGCTAAGCCACCTGACGGCAGCCCTCGATCGACCTAATATTACGCTTTATGGCCCAACCGATCCGGGCCTTATCGGCGGCTACGGGAAAAATCAAATTATCTGCCGCCCGGACCTTTCATCGCAGCTGAGCGATCTCAGCGCCGCTGCGGTTTTTGCGCAATTAGAGCCTTTGCTGGCAGCAGAGAGAGCCTATGTCTGA